In Morganella morganii, the following are encoded in one genomic region:
- a CDS encoding DUF2543 family protein, producing the protein MENIVPDKYYDIADEYALESEEPVEEQEYDGLAHYFQLLITCLTNNEEISEEAQKKMAAEAGIDKQRIDDIAEFLNRWGND; encoded by the coding sequence ATGGAAAATATAGTACCGGATAAATACTACGATATCGCTGATGAGTACGCGCTGGAATCGGAAGAGCCGGTTGAAGAGCAGGAGTATGACGGACTGGCGCACTATTTTCAGTTACTGATCACCTGTCTGACGAACAATGAAGAAATCAGTGAGGAAGCCCAGAAAAAGATGGCGGCTGAAGCCGGTATCGATAAACAGCGTATCGATGATATCGCTGAATTTCTCAACCGCTGGGGTAATGATTAA